A DNA window from Sphingomonas profundi contains the following coding sequences:
- the pbpC gene encoding penicillin-binding protein 1C: MSRPIARRLPIALAAGVIALLAALAIATAPPRLPDYAAVRAAYRPSEAWLTDRDGRLIDAVRIDFQVRRLAWTPLAAIAPALPRAIVAAEDRRFHGHDGVDWIAAAAALRTRIAGGRARGASTLSMQLAGFLAPELARPGARGWREKARQMRAALALERRWTKPQILEAYLNLAGFRGEAQGIAAASLAAFGKPPAALSNNESLLLAALLPAPQAGPAAIARRACRLRGGGGCDDLAAMAAAMLSADRRLALDPGLAPHLAARLLRAPGQRVRTTIDTATQRIAAAALARQLLGLGGGRARDGAVIVVDNVTGDVRAYVGGVGGASTAAAVDGADAYRQAGSTLKPFLYALAMEHGWLTPASILDDAPVELDTASGLYVPQNYDRMFKGPVSARSALAASLNVPAVRTLILTGVDPFRDRLWDAGYRGLTEDGAYYGFSLALGSAEVTLLEQANAYRTLANGGRASPLRLRADDPRVAPRAVFSRQAAWLAADMMADPGARAATFGLDSALRLPFWAAVKTGTSKAMRDNWCIGFSDRFTVAVWVGNLEGDPMRAVSGTSGAAPVWRAVMLALHAGAPGRAPARPPGIEARLVAFAGGVEPPRIDYFLAGTGQSSVAQAPAASRRPRIAAPVSGSVYALDPDIPIDRQRIRVTTRGATAGLRLLLDGRDLGAAEAAPLVLAGPGPHRLLLRDATGRVIDRVLFTMR, translated from the coding sequence ATGTCGCGCCCCATCGCCCGTCGCCTGCCGATCGCCCTCGCGGCGGGCGTGATCGCGCTGCTCGCGGCGCTGGCGATCGCCACCGCGCCGCCGCGCCTGCCGGACTATGCCGCCGTGCGCGCCGCCTATCGGCCGAGCGAGGCGTGGCTCACCGATCGCGACGGCAGGCTGATCGACGCCGTGCGCATCGACTTCCAGGTGCGGCGGCTGGCGTGGACGCCGCTCGCCGCGATCGCCCCGGCGCTGCCGCGGGCGATCGTCGCGGCCGAGGATCGCCGCTTCCACGGCCATGACGGGGTGGACTGGATCGCCGCCGCCGCCGCGCTTCGCACGCGGATCGCCGGCGGGCGGGCGCGCGGCGCCTCCACCCTGTCGATGCAGCTCGCCGGCTTCCTCGCGCCGGAGCTCGCCCGGCCGGGCGCGCGCGGCTGGCGCGAGAAGGCGCGCCAGATGCGGGCGGCGCTGGCGCTGGAGCGGCGCTGGACGAAGCCGCAGATCCTCGAGGCCTATCTGAACCTCGCCGGCTTTCGCGGCGAGGCGCAGGGCATCGCCGCCGCCTCGCTGGCGGCGTTCGGCAAGCCGCCGGCGGCCCTCTCCAATAACGAATCGCTGCTGCTGGCCGCGCTGCTGCCGGCCCCGCAGGCCGGCCCGGCGGCGATCGCGCGGCGGGCATGCCGCTTACGCGGCGGCGGCGGGTGCGACGATCTGGCGGCGATGGCGGCGGCGATGCTCTCGGCCGATCGCCGGCTCGCGCTCGATCCCGGTCTGGCGCCGCACCTGGCGGCGCGGCTGCTGCGGGCGCCGGGGCAGCGCGTGCGGACGACGATCGACACGGCCACCCAGCGCATCGCCGCAGCGGCGCTCGCCCGCCAGCTGCTGGGTCTCGGCGGCGGGCGGGCGCGGGACGGGGCGGTGATCGTCGTCGACAACGTCACGGGCGACGTGCGCGCCTATGTCGGCGGCGTCGGCGGCGCATCCACGGCGGCGGCGGTGGACGGGGCGGACGCCTATCGCCAGGCCGGATCCACGCTGAAGCCGTTCCTCTACGCGCTGGCGATGGAGCATGGCTGGCTGACCCCCGCCTCGATCCTGGACGATGCGCCGGTGGAGCTGGACACCGCTTCCGGCCTCTATGTGCCGCAAAATTACGATCGCATGTTCAAGGGGCCGGTATCGGCGCGCAGCGCGCTGGCCGCATCGCTGAACGTGCCGGCGGTGCGCACGCTGATCCTGACCGGCGTCGATCCGTTCCGCGACCGGCTGTGGGACGCCGGTTATCGCGGGCTGACCGAGGACGGCGCCTATTACGGCTTCAGCCTTGCTTTAGGATCGGCCGAAGTGACGCTGCTGGAGCAGGCGAACGCCTATCGCACGCTGGCGAATGGCGGCCGCGCCTCGCCGCTGCGGCTGCGGGCGGACGATCCGCGGGTCGCGCCGCGTGCCGTGTTCAGCCGGCAGGCGGCGTGGCTGGCGGCGGACATGATGGCCGATCCCGGCGCGCGAGCCGCCACCTTCGGGCTGGACAGCGCGCTGCGGCTGCCCTTTTGGGCGGCGGTGAAGACCGGCACCTCCAAGGCCATGCGGGACAATTGGTGCATCGGCTTCTCCGACAGGTTCACCGTCGCCGTGTGGGTCGGCAATCTGGAGGGCGATCCGATGCGGGCGGTATCGGGCACCAGCGGCGCAGCTCCGGTGTGGCGGGCGGTGATGCTGGCGCTGCACGCGGGCGCGCCCGGCCGCGCGCCCGCCCGGCCGCCCGGCATCGAGGCGCGGCTGGTGGCCTTCGCCGGCGGCGTCGAGCCGCCGCGCATCGACTATTTTCTCGCCGGCACGGGTCAGTCGTCAGTGGCGCAGGCGCCGGCCGCGTCGCGCCGCCCGCGCATCGCCGCCCCCGTCTCCGGCAGCGTCTACGCGCTCGATCCGGACATACCGATCGATCGCCAGCGCATCCGCGTGACGACGCGCGGCGCCACGGCCGGCCTGCGCCTGCTGCTCGACGGCCGCGATCTGGGCGCGGCGGAGGCGGCGCCGCTGGTGCTGGCCGGCCCGGGGCCGCACCGGCTGCTGCTGCGCGACGCCACCGGGCGGGTGATCGACCGGGTGCTGTTCACGATGCGGTGA
- the galE gene encoding UDP-glucose 4-epimerase GalE, translated as MRGDGMEATDRMTVLVTGGAGYIGSHAVLALRDAGRPAVVIDNLVTGFRWAVPEDVPFVEGNVADMDLVGRIIAEHDIGAIMHFAGSVVVPESVVDPLKYYRNNTAASRALIEAAVAGGVRHFIFSSTAATYGIPEAIPVTEDAPQRPINPYGMSKLMTEAMLADVAAAHPLNYCALRYFNVAGADPQGRSGQSTAGATHLIKIAAEAACGKRGHVAIFGTDYATPDGTGVRDYIHVSDLAEAHLRALDTLMAEPTRSHRLNCGYGRGFSVREVLDAVDRLTNRTIERRLEPRRAGDPDALVADNRAAIATLGWTPRRDDLDTIVRDALAWERGLK; from the coding sequence ATGAGGGGCGACGGGATGGAAGCGACGGACAGGATGACGGTGCTGGTCACGGGCGGCGCCGGCTATATCGGCAGCCATGCGGTGCTGGCGCTGCGCGATGCCGGGCGGCCGGCGGTGGTGATCGACAATCTCGTCACCGGCTTCCGCTGGGCGGTGCCGGAGGACGTGCCGTTCGTCGAGGGGAACGTCGCCGACATGGATCTCGTCGGCCGCATCATCGCCGAGCACGATATCGGCGCCATCATGCACTTCGCCGGATCGGTGGTGGTGCCCGAGTCGGTCGTCGATCCGCTGAAATATTATCGCAACAACACGGCCGCCAGCCGCGCGCTGATCGAGGCGGCGGTGGCGGGCGGCGTGCGCCACTTCATCTTCTCCTCCACCGCCGCCACCTACGGCATCCCGGAGGCGATCCCGGTGACGGAGGATGCGCCGCAGCGGCCGATCAACCCCTACGGCATGTCCAAGCTGATGACAGAGGCGATGCTGGCGGACGTGGCGGCGGCGCACCCGCTCAACTATTGCGCGCTGCGCTACTTCAACGTCGCAGGCGCCGATCCGCAGGGCCGGTCCGGCCAGTCCACCGCCGGCGCCACCCACCTCATCAAGATCGCGGCGGAGGCGGCGTGCGGCAAGCGCGGCCACGTCGCGATCTTCGGCACCGACTATGCGACGCCGGACGGCACCGGCGTGCGCGACTATATCCACGTCAGCGACCTGGCCGAGGCGCATCTGCGCGCGCTGGACACGCTGATGGCGGAGCCGACGCGCAGCCACCGGCTCAACTGCGGCTACGGGCGCGGCTTCTCCGTGCGCGAGGTGCTGGACGCGGTGGACCGGCTGACGAACCGCACGATCGAGCGCCGGCTGGAACCCCGCCGCGCCGGCGATCCGGATGCGCTGGTGGCGGACAACCGCGCCGCCATCGCCACGCTCGGCTGGACGCCGCGGCGCGACGATCTCGACACGATCGTGCGTGACGCGCTGGCCTGGGAACGCGGGCTGAAATAA
- a CDS encoding spermidine synthase: MIARELIDTADIPGGGQLRLIRRGRDHMIMLGGNELMSSRLSGSEEALATLGCGDAPADGRILIGGLGMGFTLRAALALLGPAARITVAEIVPEVIAWGRGPLADLFAGSLDDPRVALATGDVAVPIRAARGAWDAILLDVDNGPDGLVRAANDGLYGAAGLAAARAALRPGGTLAVWSSAPDPRFTRRLEAAGFAVRPQEVRANGARGGARHIIWLARTPG; encoded by the coding sequence ATGATCGCGCGCGAACTGATCGACACCGCCGACATTCCGGGCGGCGGCCAGCTGCGGCTGATCCGCCGCGGGCGCGACCACATGATCATGCTGGGCGGCAACGAGCTGATGAGCAGCCGCCTCAGCGGATCGGAGGAGGCGCTCGCCACGCTCGGCTGCGGCGATGCGCCGGCGGATGGGCGAATCCTGATCGGCGGGCTGGGCATGGGCTTCACCCTGCGGGCGGCGTTGGCGCTGCTGGGTCCGGCGGCGCGGATCACGGTGGCGGAGATCGTGCCGGAGGTGATCGCCTGGGGCCGGGGGCCGCTGGCGGACCTGTTCGCCGGCAGCCTGGACGATCCGCGCGTCGCGCTGGCGACGGGCGACGTGGCGGTGCCGATCCGTGCCGCGCGGGGCGCCTGGGACGCGATCCTGCTGGATGTGGACAATGGCCCCGACGGACTGGTGCGCGCGGCGAATGACGGGCTCTACGGCGCCGCCGGGCTGGCGGCGGCGCGGGCGGCGCTGCGGCCGGGCGGCACCCTGGCGGTCTGGTCCTCCGCGCCCGATCCGCGCTTCACCCGCCGGCTGGAGGCGGCCGGCTTCGCCGTGCGGCCGCAGGAGGTGCGGGCGAACGGCGCCCGCGGCGGCGCGCGGCACATCATCTGGCTGGCGCGGACGCCCGGCTGA
- a CDS encoding SPFH domain-containing protein, translated as MGLFDFFSKQFVDVIDYTDEAGVLAIRVPFADREIQNGAKLTVREGQIAAFVDEGRVADMFGPGLHTLETSNLPILTNLMNWDKAFNSPFKSDVYFFSQKEQINQKWGTAQPITIRDRELGPIRLRAFGSYSYRIDKVAPFMTTIMGSQERVTAADIEPQLRAAIATSLATGLGGGTIPFLDLAANQTALGEALKEAVAPAFARHGLLATSFFVESLSLPEEVQAYLDKASSMRVLGDLDAYARFQTAEAIGTAAANPGGVAGIGASAAAGMAIGQAMTGGLSAAAAPAEDPFAQVEKLHKLLTIGALSQAEFDAKKAELLGRIR; from the coding sequence ATGGGCCTGTTCGATTTCTTCTCCAAGCAGTTCGTCGACGTCATCGACTATACCGACGAGGCCGGCGTGCTCGCCATCCGCGTGCCGTTCGCCGATCGCGAGATCCAGAACGGCGCGAAGCTGACGGTGCGCGAGGGGCAGATCGCCGCCTTCGTCGACGAGGGGCGCGTCGCTGACATGTTCGGGCCGGGCCTCCACACGCTCGAAACCTCGAACCTGCCGATCCTCACCAACCTGATGAACTGGGACAAGGCGTTCAACTCCCCGTTCAAGTCGGACGTCTACTTCTTCTCGCAGAAGGAGCAGATCAACCAGAAGTGGGGCACCGCCCAGCCGATCACCATCCGCGACCGGGAGCTGGGGCCGATCCGCCTGCGCGCCTTCGGCAGCTATTCGTACCGGATCGACAAGGTCGCGCCGTTCATGACGACCATCATGGGATCGCAGGAGCGGGTGACGGCAGCGGATATCGAGCCGCAGCTGCGCGCCGCGATCGCCACGTCGCTCGCCACCGGGCTCGGCGGCGGCACGATCCCCTTCCTCGATCTCGCCGCCAACCAGACGGCGCTGGGCGAGGCGCTGAAGGAGGCGGTGGCGCCCGCCTTCGCCCGCCACGGCCTGCTGGCGACGAGCTTCTTCGTCGAATCGCTGTCGCTGCCGGAAGAGGTGCAGGCCTATCTCGACAAAGCGAGCTCGATGCGCGTGCTCGGCGATCTCGATGCCTATGCCAGGTTCCAGACGGCCGAGGCGATCGGCACCGCGGCGGCCAACCCTGGCGGCGTGGCCGGCATCGGCGCCAGCGCGGCGGCCGGCATGGCGATCGGCCAGGCGATGACCGGCGGCCTCTCCGCCGCCGCCGCGCCGGCCGAGGATCCGTTCGCGCAGGTGGAGAAGCTGCACAAGCTGCTGACCATCGGCGCGCTGAGCCAGGCGGAGTTCGACGCCAAGAAGGCCGAGCTGCTGGGCCGCATCCGCTGA
- a CDS encoding DUF4178 domain-containing protein, translated as MLTANCPSCGAEVIFRSPALPVVVCAYCQSLVTRVGDDLEAVGKAAALPFDVSPIRLGTTGRFGDRAFEVIGRVRWGWTDGSWNEWLLLFADGGAAWLGEAMGQYMLLEEHAAESGDALVRRIAGGGEAIVGGRATIDGRPLTVSDARRARCIAAEGELPFRAPPGWTIYSVDLRGEDGSCASIQRDAGEVGLYLGRYVTLAELATRNLRAIEGWAMPSFAA; from the coding sequence ATGCTCACCGCCAACTGCCCGAGTTGCGGCGCCGAGGTGATCTTCCGCTCGCCGGCGCTGCCGGTGGTCGTCTGCGCCTACTGCCAGAGCCTCGTGACCCGCGTCGGCGACGATCTCGAGGCGGTCGGCAAGGCGGCGGCGCTGCCGTTCGACGTCAGCCCGATCCGTCTCGGCACCACGGGTCGGTTCGGCGATCGGGCGTTCGAGGTGATCGGCCGCGTGCGCTGGGGCTGGACGGACGGCAGCTGGAACGAGTGGCTGCTGCTGTTCGCCGATGGCGGCGCCGCGTGGCTGGGCGAGGCGATGGGGCAGTATATGCTGCTGGAGGAGCACGCGGCGGAGAGCGGCGACGCGCTCGTCCGGCGCATCGCCGGCGGCGGCGAGGCGATCGTGGGCGGGCGGGCGACGATCGACGGCCGCCCGCTAACGGTCTCCGATGCGCGCCGGGCGCGCTGCATCGCCGCCGAGGGCGAACTGCCGTTCCGCGCGCCGCCGGGCTGGACGATCTACAGCGTGGATCTGCGCGGGGAGGACGGTTCCTGCGCCAGCATCCAGCGCGATGCCGGCGAGGTCGGCCTGTACCTCGGCCGCTACGTCACCCTGGCGGAGCTCGCTACGCGCAACCTGCGCGCGATCGAGGGCTGGGCGATGCCCTCCTTCGCCGCATGA
- a CDS encoding DUF4178 domain-containing protein codes for MTEAAAPATRTLACPACGGTITIRAAGSTVTLACIHCGSLVDVADPAARVIKRYKEAVAALEIPLGTRGTLKGVEWEAIGYLRRGDGWAEWDEYLLFNPYEGYRWLIGDGRGWNFGRMLTSAPKPVFGALVAEGERYTPFFAESEAKVQHVLGEFYWRVTVGEAVRAADWVRPGFMLSREVNAAEESWTIAELIDPREMRRAFGTAPPPSWPGSGRPPMPHQRSPLAGVIGPAWLCAIAAIVALFVLAPMFAGGGGAGVSETVTLFPEGTERSATIGPVTLTRARQPVTIHARSDEVRNQWVDLDYALVDRATQASFEAYDIVEEYEGSDSDGGWSEGSRSTTSKIGSVPAGTYDLVVDLGAHNWTGASSSYAAGIAPVRVTVSVRPGGVFWSNVWLAVLLILLPAGWLTWRHIRFETARTAESDTGGGT; via the coding sequence ATGACGGAGGCGGCCGCCCCCGCGACCCGGACGCTCGCCTGCCCCGCCTGCGGCGGCACGATCACCATCCGCGCCGCCGGCAGCACGGTGACGCTGGCCTGCATCCACTGCGGCAGCCTGGTCGACGTCGCCGATCCGGCCGCCCGCGTGATCAAGCGCTACAAGGAGGCGGTCGCCGCGCTGGAGATCCCGCTCGGCACGCGTGGCACGCTGAAGGGCGTCGAGTGGGAGGCGATCGGCTATCTGCGCCGCGGTGACGGCTGGGCGGAGTGGGACGAGTATCTGCTGTTCAACCCGTATGAGGGCTATCGCTGGCTGATCGGCGACGGGCGCGGCTGGAACTTCGGCCGCATGCTCACCAGCGCGCCGAAGCCGGTGTTCGGCGCGCTGGTGGCCGAAGGCGAACGCTACACGCCCTTCTTCGCGGAGAGCGAGGCGAAGGTGCAACATGTGCTCGGCGAATTCTACTGGCGGGTGACGGTGGGCGAGGCGGTGCGCGCGGCGGACTGGGTGCGCCCCGGCTTCATGCTCTCGCGCGAGGTGAACGCCGCCGAGGAGAGCTGGACGATCGCCGAGCTGATCGATCCGCGCGAGATGCGCCGCGCGTTCGGCACCGCCCCGCCGCCGTCCTGGCCCGGCAGCGGCCGCCCGCCGATGCCGCACCAGCGATCGCCGCTCGCCGGCGTGATCGGCCCGGCCTGGCTGTGCGCGATCGCCGCGATCGTGGCCTTGTTCGTGCTGGCGCCGATGTTCGCCGGCGGCGGCGGCGCGGGCGTGAGCGAGACCGTCACCCTGTTCCCCGAGGGTACGGAGCGCAGCGCCACGATCGGCCCGGTCACGCTCACGCGGGCGCGACAGCCCGTCACCATCCACGCCCGGTCGGACGAGGTGCGCAACCAGTGGGTCGATCTCGATTACGCGCTGGTCGATCGCGCGACCCAGGCCAGCTTCGAGGCCTATGACATCGTCGAGGAATATGAGGGCAGCGACTCGGACGGCGGGTGGAGCGAGGGGAGCCGCAGCACCACCAGCAAGATCGGCTCGGTGCCTGCCGGCACCTACGATCTGGTCGTCGATCTCGGCGCGCACAACTGGACGGGGGCGAGCAGCAGCTATGCCGCCGGCATCGCGCCGGTGCGGGTGACGGTGTCGGTCCGCCCGGGCGGCGTGTTCTGGAGCAATGTGTGGCTGGCGGTGCTGCTGATCCTGCTGCCCGCCGGCTGGCTCACCTGGCGGCACATCCGCTTCGAGACGGCGCGCACCGCCGAGAGCGACACGGGCGGCGGGACATGA
- a CDS encoding DUF350 domain-containing protein has protein sequence MDTIWTPLLSSLIFAGVGIVALVVGFAVLDLLTPGKLWQEINEKQNNAVAIFAGAVAIALAIIIAAAIHG, from the coding sequence ATGGACACGATCTGGACGCCGCTTCTCAGCAGCCTGATCTTCGCCGGCGTCGGCATCGTCGCGCTGGTGGTGGGCTTCGCCGTCCTAGATCTGCTGACGCCCGGCAAATTATGGCAGGAGATCAACGAGAAGCAGAACAACGCCGTCGCCATCTTCGCCGGCGCCGTCGCGATCGCGCTCGCCATCATCATCGCCGCCGCCATTCATGGATGA
- a CDS encoding polyamine aminopropyltransferase, which translates to MDEAGAAAPPGTPASRAYTAALLASAFVVATCGLVYELLAGTLASYLLGDSVTQFSTVIGSYLFAMGMGSWVSRYVRQGELALFVRVEIMIALVGGWSAAGLFLLFPVIDHFRVALYALVLAIGFLVGLEIPLLMRVLRPRFAFREVVSTVLTFDYVGALAASLLFPLILMPHLGMIRTGFLFGLMNVGVALALLFILPGRRALTGEKAAAILVALLLLAGFVVAERLQRWAEVAAYDEPVIYAVSTPYQRIVLTRRGEDLRLYLNGNLQFSSRDEYRYHEALVQPALGRVAHPADVLIMGGGDGLAAREVLKHRDVARVTLVDLDPAMTRLFARSPVLAALNRGALTDRRLTVVNEDAFRWIRRARGRYDAIVVDFPDPVDFSVGKLYTESFYRELSRILAPHGVAVVQSTSPLVAPKAFWTVATTIAAAGLATRPYHAYVPSFGEWGFVLAAHSAVPATARIPPGGRFLTAAIEPRLFDFPPDMAWRPVPVNRLDNQALVRAFADEWAVYEG; encoded by the coding sequence ATGGATGAAGCCGGGGCGGCCGCGCCGCCGGGCACCCCGGCGTCGCGCGCCTACACGGCCGCGCTGCTCGCCTCGGCCTTCGTCGTCGCCACCTGCGGCCTCGTCTACGAGCTGCTCGCCGGCACCCTCGCCAGCTATCTGCTCGGCGACAGCGTCACGCAATTCTCCACCGTGATCGGCAGCTACCTGTTCGCGATGGGCATGGGCAGCTGGGTCTCGCGCTACGTGCGGCAGGGCGAGCTGGCGCTGTTCGTCCGCGTGGAGATCATGATCGCGCTGGTCGGCGGCTGGTCGGCGGCGGGGCTGTTCCTGCTGTTCCCGGTGATCGATCATTTCCGCGTCGCGCTCTACGCGCTGGTGCTGGCGATCGGCTTCCTCGTGGGGCTGGAGATACCGCTGCTGATGCGCGTGCTGCGGCCGCGCTTCGCCTTTCGCGAGGTCGTCTCCACCGTCCTCACCTTCGACTATGTCGGCGCGCTCGCCGCCTCGCTGCTGTTCCCGCTGATCCTGATGCCGCACCTGGGCATGATCCGCACCGGCTTCCTCTTCGGGCTGATGAACGTCGGCGTGGCGCTGGCGCTGCTGTTCATCCTGCCGGGCCGGCGCGCGCTCACGGGCGAGAAGGCGGCGGCGATACTCGTCGCGCTGCTGCTGCTGGCCGGCTTCGTCGTGGCCGAGCGGCTGCAGCGCTGGGCAGAGGTGGCGGCCTATGACGAGCCGGTGATCTATGCCGTCTCCACGCCCTATCAGCGCATCGTGCTCACCCGGCGCGGGGAGGATCTGCGGCTCTACCTCAACGGCAACCTGCAATTCTCCTCGCGCGACGAATATCGCTATCACGAGGCGCTGGTGCAGCCGGCGCTGGGCCGCGTCGCGCATCCGGCCGACGTGCTCATCATGGGCGGCGGCGACGGCCTGGCCGCGCGCGAGGTGCTGAAGCACCGGGACGTGGCGCGGGTGACGCTGGTCGATCTCGATCCGGCGATGACGCGGCTGTTCGCCCGCAGCCCGGTGCTGGCGGCGCTGAACCGGGGCGCGCTCACCGACCGGCGGCTCACGGTGGTGAACGAGGATGCCTTCCGCTGGATCCGGCGGGCGCGCGGGCGCTACGACGCGATCGTCGTCGATTTCCCCGATCCGGTCGATTTCTCGGTCGGCAAGCTCTACACCGAGAGCTTCTATCGCGAGCTCTCGCGCATCCTGGCGCCGCACGGCGTGGCGGTGGTGCAGAGCACGTCGCCGCTCGTCGCGCCCAAGGCGTTCTGGACGGTCGCCACCACCATCGCCGCCGCCGGCCTCGCGACGCGGCCCTACCACGCCTATGTGCCGAGCTTCGGCGAGTGGGGCTTCGTGCTCGCCGCCCACAGCGCGGTGCCCGCCACCGCCCGCATCCCGCCCGGCGGCCGCTTCCTCACCGCCGCGATCGAGCCGCGCCTGTTCGATTTCCCGCCGGACATGGCGTGGCGGCCGGTGCCGGTGAACCGCCTCGACAACCAGGCGCTCGTCCGCGCCTTCGCCGATGAGTGGGCCGTCTATGAGGGCTGA
- a CDS encoding NAD(P)/FAD-dependent oxidoreductase produces MTPLGRPVPRRALLGGLAVAGAAAGGGTAWLRPGDPAMPGTIAGADMARGHRLRDGAFPPPSIEERSGIVIAGGGIAGLSAGWALAEAGHADFRLLELEDEPGGNARGGRNAVSAYPLGAHYLPVPNREARGVRHLLRRLGVIVGEKDGAPVYDPYQLCADSQERLLWQGRYQEGLVPRTGLSVGDAAQVDAFFAAMRAFSQRVGADGRPAFAIPIAASSRDADLLALDAVPFAGWLDRQGWTAPTLRMHLRYACRDDYGCEPHDVSAWAGIHYFASRRGWAADGAGDNELTWPEGNARLARAMAARFADRIAPGRIVHRVARAGDGLAVDAFDVARDATVRTLCRAAILAMPRFVAARVAPGLVPPAEGFGYAPWVVANVTVDRLPGGRGAKLAWDNVSSTSASLGYVVATHQSLAAHPMATVLTWYMPLSTLPPAAARRLLVERPLAAWQAIVRDDLLAMNPDLAGAIRRIDVWRWGHAMIRPVPGFIWGAAAAARPRPPLFVAHSDLSGISIFEEAHYHGTRAAEDAMRHLGHPHESLL; encoded by the coding sequence ATGACGCCGCTCGGCCGCCCCGTCCCGCGCCGCGCGCTGCTCGGCGGGCTCGCCGTTGCGGGCGCGGCGGCGGGCGGCGGGACGGCGTGGCTGCGGCCGGGCGATCCGGCGATGCCGGGCACGATCGCCGGCGCGGACATGGCGCGCGGCCACCGCCTGCGCGACGGCGCCTTCCCGCCGCCCTCGATCGAGGAGCGGAGCGGGATCGTCATCGCCGGCGGCGGCATCGCCGGCCTCTCCGCCGGGTGGGCGCTGGCGGAGGCCGGCCACGCCGACTTCCGCCTGCTGGAGCTGGAGGACGAGCCCGGCGGCAATGCGCGCGGCGGGCGCAACGCCGTCTCGGCCTATCCGCTCGGCGCGCATTATCTGCCGGTGCCCAACCGCGAGGCACGCGGCGTGCGCCACCTGCTGCGCCGGCTGGGGGTGATCGTCGGGGAAAAGGACGGCGCGCCGGTCTACGATCCCTACCAGCTCTGCGCCGACAGCCAGGAACGGCTGCTGTGGCAGGGCCGCTATCAGGAGGGGCTGGTGCCGCGCACCGGCCTCTCGGTCGGCGATGCGGCGCAGGTGGACGCCTTCTTCGCTGCCATGCGTGCCTTCTCGCAGCGCGTGGGGGCGGACGGCAGGCCCGCCTTCGCCATCCCGATCGCCGCCAGCTCGCGCGACGCCGATCTGCTCGCGCTGGATGCGGTGCCGTTCGCCGGCTGGCTCGATCGGCAGGGCTGGACGGCGCCGACGCTGCGCATGCACCTGCGCTACGCCTGCCGCGACGATTATGGCTGCGAGCCGCACGACGTGTCGGCCTGGGCGGGGATCCACTATTTCGCCAGCCGGCGCGGCTGGGCGGCGGACGGCGCCGGCGACAACGAGCTGACCTGGCCGGAGGGCAATGCCCGGCTGGCGCGCGCCATGGCGGCACGCTTCGCCGATCGCATCGCGCCCGGCCGCATCGTCCATCGCGTCGCCCGCGCGGGCGATGGCCTTGCCGTCGACGCCTTTGACGTGGCGCGCGACGCCACGGTGCGCACGCTGTGCCGCGCCGCGATCCTCGCCATGCCGCGCTTCGTCGCCGCCCGCGTCGCGCCCGGCCTGGTGCCGCCGGCCGAGGGCTTCGGCTATGCCCCGTGGGTGGTGGCGAACGTCACCGTCGATCGCCTGCCGGGCGGGCGCGGGGCGAAGCTGGCGTGGGACAATGTCTCGTCGACCAGCGCCTCGCTCGGCTACGTCGTCGCCACGCACCAGTCGCTCGCCGCCCACCCGATGGCGACGGTGCTGACCTGGTACATGCCGCTCTCCACCCTGCCGCCAGCCGCCGCCCGCCGCCTGCTGGTGGAGCGGCCGCTGGCCGCGTGGCAGGCGATCGTGCGGGACGACCTGTTGGCGATGAACCCGGATCTGGCCGGCGCCATCCGCCGCATCGACGTGTGGCGCTGGGGCCATGCGATGATCCGCCCCGTCCCGGGCTTCATCTGGGGTGCGGCCGCCGCCGCCCGGCCGCGGCCGCCGCTGTTCGTCGCCCACAGCGATCTCAGCGGCATATCGATCTTCGAGGAAGCGCATTATCACGGCACGCGCGCCGCCGAAGATGCGATGCGCCACCTCGGCCACCCGCATGAGAGCCTGTTGTGA